A genome region from Tenrec ecaudatus isolate mTenEca1 chromosome 13, mTenEca1.hap1, whole genome shotgun sequence includes the following:
- the LOC142424779 gene encoding uncharacterized protein LOC142424779: protein MSFWKTDESDESPLKFVSRKDEITGDEYDGQKRVEMSCGHAVDPGSLTAWCRSLMDQGHFQLHCPADINGNKCGARWSYPEVRRCASLSGSEQREFEEKLALLAAKLYCDYKECPSCKSLVERKVLTTIRVHCTLCSYQQPVPYEFCWQCLRAWKGSGTPSDRCANEGCRDLDLDVLASCATEIHGCPSIRACPTCGLLIEHKDKCKYVSCTRCHVEFCFACLELAGICQKSKAGAWFQWCAKPIAPRQSRIPVWNRCQILPERDDSCVIL from the exons ATGAGCTTCTGGAAGACAGACGAGTCTGATGAGTCCCCACTCAAGTTCGTGTCGCGCAAGGACGAAATCACGG GGGACGAGTATGACGGCCAGAAGCGGGTGGAGATGAGCTGTGGGCACGCTGTGGACCCTGGGAGCCTGACGGCCTGGTGCCGAAGCCTGATGGACCAG GGCCACTTCCAGCTGCACTGCCCTGCGGACATCAATGGGAACAAGTGCGGGGCCCGGTGGTCGTACCCGGAGGTGCGGCGCTGTGCCTCGCTGAGTGGCTCTGAGCAGAGAGAGTTTGAGGAGAAACTGGCCTTGCTGGCAGCGAAACTCTACTGTGACTACAAGGAG tgCCCGAGCTGCAAGAGCCTGGTGGAGAGGAAGGTCCTGACCACCATCCGCGTGCACTGCACCCTCTGCTCCTACCAGCAGCCGGTCCCCTATGAGTTCTGCTGGCAGTGTCTGCGGGCCTGGAAGGGCTCGGGGACGCCCTCTGACCGCTGTGCCAACGAGGGCTGCAGGGACCTGGACCTGGACGTCCTGGCCTCCTGTGCTACCGAGATCCATGGCTGCCCTTCCATCCGGGCCTGCCCCACGTGCGGGCTGCTCATCGAGCACAAGGACAAGTGCAAGTACGTGAGCTGCACCCGCTGCCACGTGGAGTTCTGCTTTGCCTGCCTGGAGCTGGCGGGCATCTGCCAGAAATCCAAAGCAGGGGCCTGGTTTCAGTGGTGTGCCAAGCCCATAGCCCCTCGGCAGAGCCGCATCCCCGTGTGGAACCGGTGTCAGATACTCCCAGAGCGGGATGACTCCTGTGTGATCTTGTGA